Proteins found in one Xenopus laevis strain J_2021 chromosome 1L, Xenopus_laevis_v10.1, whole genome shotgun sequence genomic segment:
- the dynll1.L gene encoding dynein light chain LC8-type 1 L homeolog, giving the protein MSERKAVIKNADMSEEMQQDSVECATQALEKFNIEKDIAAFIKKEFDKKYNPTWHCIVGRNFGSYVTHETKHFIYFYLGQVAILLFKSG; this is encoded by the exons ATGTCTGAGAGGAAAGCTGTGATCAAGAATGCAGATATGTCGGAAGAGATGCAGCAGGACTCTGTAGAGTGTGCTACTCAGGCACTGGAGAAATTCAACATTGAGAAGGATATCGCAGCCTTTATAAAAAAG gaaTTTGACAAGAAGTACAATCCTACATGGCATTGCATCGTGGGAAGGAATTTTGGCAGCTATGTTACACATGAAACAAagcatttcatttatttctaCCTGGGTCAGGTAGCCATCCTTCTCTTCAAATCTGGCTAG
- the coq5.L gene encoding 2-methoxy-6-polyprenyl-1,4-benzoquinol methylase, mitochondrial precursor translates to MAHMRSVLRGRLCGMREILRCQKASYTEASRKETHFGFQAVSEEEKRERVYKVFENVAHNYDIMNDAMSLGVHRFWKDWLLQLMKPTPGMQLLDMAGGTGDISFRFINYIRAQREKWIRQELKFQQDLSWPDISKTYQNKEEGSLMGSRAVICDINKEMLKVGLQKSLRLGYSEGLSWVAGDAEELPFGDDKFDVYTIAFGIRNVTHIEQALQEAYRVLKPGGRFLCLEFSHVNNPLLSKIYDVYSFQVIPVLGEVIAKDWKSYQYLVESIRRFPSQEEFKAMIEDAGFSKVNYHNLTSGVVAVHSGFKL, encoded by the exons ATGGCGCACATGAGATCTGTTCTCCGGGGTCGCCTCTGTGGGATGAGGGAGATATTGAGGTGCCAAAAAGCATCTTATACGGAAGCCTCCAGGAAGGAGACTCACTTCGGTTTCCAGGCAGTGTCTGAGGAGGAGAAGAGGGAGAGAG tttacaaAGTGTTTGAGAATGTTGCTCATAATTATGATATTATGAATGATGCCATGAGCCTGGGAGTGCACCGGTTTTGGAAGGACTGGCTGTTGCAGCTTATGAAACCTACACCAGGGATGCAGCTACTGGATATGGCTGGAGGAACAG GTGATATTTCATTTCGTTTTATTAATTATATTCGCGCTCAGAGAGAAAAGTGGATTCGTCAAGAGTTGAAATTCCAACAGGATCTTTCCTGGCCAGACATCTCAAAGACTTATCAGAACAAAGAAGAAGGCTCTTTGATGGGATCCCGAGCTGTAATATGTGATATAAACAAAGAAATGCTTAAGGTTGGTCTGCAGAAGTCACTCAGGCTGGGCTATTCTGAAG GACTGTCCTGGGTAGCAGGTGATGCCGAAGAGCTGCCATTTGGTGATGATAAGTTTGATGTTTATACCATTGCCTTTGGCATTCGAAATGTGACCCATATAGAGCAG GCATTGCAGGAAGCCTATCGTGTACTTAAACCTGGAGGAAGGTTCTTATGCCTTGAATTCAGTCATGTCAACAACCCACTTCTCTCCAA GATATATGATGTATACAGTTTTCAAGTGATTCCAGTGCTTGGAGAAGTCATTGCCAAAGACTGGAAATCTTACCAGTACCTTGTAGAGAGCATCAGGCGCTTCCCATCTCAG gaGGAGTTTAAGGCCATGATAGAAGATGCTGGCTTTTCCAAGGTGAACTATCACAATCTGACATCTGGTGTTGTCGCAGTGCACTCGGGCTTCAAATTATAA
- the rnf10.L gene encoding RING finger protein 10-like isoform X1 has protein sequence MPLSSQASPADMDPGSANNTNKNQNRSGSAGPSGESKTKTEQKNGSSSKQRYNRKRENSYPKNETFAGQSRRSGPQKSKTFNKVPPQRGGNKQYGMGRREEVAENQRAEFSSAQYSGPKKINLNHLLNFTFEPRGYPGGHHNGIGNFGRRHKWGNKPFNKELFLQANCQFVVSDDNDYSVHFTDPDTLVSWDFVEQVRIFSHEVPSCPICLYPPIAAKITRCGHIFCWACILHYLSLSENDWSRCPICYSSIMKKDLKSVVATEAHLYSVGEKITMQLMKREKGVLVAMPKSKWMKLDEPIHMGDLEHTQYSKLLLASRDQILNQVIAEEKFALLEQYKAEKETPEACFIEAAIQELQDRTDNLYTASKPEIEAATISMKALNFESTSDKPNTLMEKEVVHYISAFEEETMEPPCGDCSPTESPPPDIQTVLSTDVSTATDGGLPSLSQQELKHENYEPPANSHYYYFYQAVDGQHVYLHPVNVRCLVHEYGSLERCPEQITATVVEMDGFTMTEEVRRRHRYLCYLPLTCEFSICEIALGPPDVSVKTLELFTDEVEKRRRLRQRKARDEQRREKRIEIEENKKQGKYPEAHIALENLQQFPAFSSSPVYPLSSVETQSFVSISPVSCSPTSQSGFLLGAECSSDPSLIEDESRCPSFAQMLRAGKAKQETWPKAAHKSVAENTLAPATADSDGESDCSERVPVPSFQNSFSQAMEAAFLKLDTALPTSPSSVEKGGRRKKKQQKLLFSTSVVHTK, from the exons ATGCCGCTGAGCTCCCAGGCTTCCCCAGCAGATATGGATCCTGGATCAGCCAACAACACCAACAAGAACCAGAACCGCTCGGGCTCTGCGGGACCTTCCGGGGAGTCTAAGACGAAAACTG AACAGAAGAACGGAAGTAGCTCCAAGCAACGATATAATAGAAAACGAGAAAATTCTTACCCTAAAAATGAGACTTTTGCTGGTCAGTCCCGCCGCTCCGGTCCACAGAAAAGCAAAACTTTTAACAAGGTTCCACCACAAAGAGGTGGCAATAAACAGTATGGAATGGGAAGGAGGGAAGAG GTAGCAGAGAATCAGAGGGCAGAGTTTAGTTCAGCTCAATATTCAGGGCCAAAGAAGATCAACCTTAACCATCTTCTAAACTTCACTTTTGAGCCACGTGGATATCCTGGTGGACATCACAATGGGATTGGAAATTTTGGCAGAAGACATAAATGGGGAAACAAACCATTTAATAAAGAACTCTTTCTGCAGGCTAA CTGCCAGTTTGTGGTGTCTGATGATAATGATTACAGTGTCCACTTCACTGATCCAGATACTCTTGTTAGCTGGGACTTTGTGGAACAAGTG CGCATTTTTAGCCATGAGGTGCCATCGTGTCCCATTTGCCTATACCCTCCCATTGCTGCGAAGATTACTCGCTGTGGGCATATATTCTGCTGGGCTTGTATCTTGCATTACTTGTCACTTAGTGAAAACGACTGGAGTAGATGTCCAATTTGTTACAGCTCCATTATGAAAAAAGATCTGAAAAG TGTTGTCGCCACAGAAGCCCATCTTTATTCAGTGGGTGAAAAAATCACAATGCAGTTGatgaagagggagaaaggagtcCTGGTGGCTATGCCAAAATCTAAGTGGATGAAGCTCGATGAACCTATTCATATGGGAG atttggaaCATACCCAGTACTCTAAGCTACTCCTCGCCTCTCGTGATCAAATCCTGAATCAGGTTATTGCTGAGGAGAAGTTTGCCCTATTGGAGCAAtataaagctgaaaaagaaaCCCCAGAGGCATGTTTTATAGAGGCGGCTATTCAAGAGCTGCAG GATCGCACAGATAATCTGTACACTGCCAGCAAGCCTGAAATCGAGGCAGCTACAATTTCAATGAAGGCTTTGAATTTTGAGTCTACCAGTGATAAACCAAATACACTCATGGAGAAAGAG GTTGTACACTATATCTCTGCATTTGAGGAGGAAACTATGGAACCACCATGTGGAGATTGTTCACCTACAGAATCCCCTCCTCCAGATATCCAAACTGTCTTGTCGACAGACGTGAGCACTGCAACTGATGGAGGACTCCCTTCACTCAGTCAACAGGAATTGAAACATGAAAATTATGAGCCACCGGCAAACTCCCACTATTACTACTTTTATCAAG CTGTGGATGGACAGCATGTGTACCTTCATCCAGTGAATGTACGTTGCCTTGTTCATGAATATGGCAGCCTTGAGCGGTGCCCAGAGCAGATCACTGCCACTGTTGTAGAGATGGATGGGTTTACCATGACTGAG GAGGTGCGCAGACGCCATCGGTACCTTTGTTATTTGCCTCTCACTTGTGAGTTCAGCATCTGTGAAATAGCCCTGGGGCCCCCTGATGTTTCTGTGAAAACCTTAGAGCTTTTTACAG ATGAAGTTGAGAAGAGAAGACGTCTGCGTCAGCGGAAGGCACGAGATGAGCAGCGCAGGGAAAAAAGGATTGAGATTGAGGAAAACAAGAAGCAGGGAAAGT ACCCAGAAGCACACATTGCATTAGAAAACCTTCAGCAGTTTCCTGCTTTTAGCTCCAGTCCAGTCTATCCACTCTCCAGTGTGGAAACTCAAAGTTTTGTTTCCATATCTCCTGTGAGCTGCAGCCCAACATCACAGTCTG GTTTCCTTCTTGGTGCAGAATGTTCCTCCGATCCTTCACTCATTGAGGATGAATCCCGTTGTCCATCATTTGCGCAG ATGCTGAGAGCTGGTAAAGCAAAGCAAGAGACCTGGCCTAAAGCTGCCCATAAAAGTG tgGCAGAAAATACTTTGGCTCCAGCAACGGCTGACAGTGATGGCGAGAGTGATTGCTCTGAGCGAGTTCCTGTCCCAAGTTTTCAGAACTCTTTTAGCCAAGCTATGGAAGCAGCTTTCTTGAAGCTGGATACAGCCCTTCCTACTTCTCCTTCCTCAG TTGAGAAAGgagggagaagaaagaagaagcaacaAAAGCTTCTATTTAGCACCTCAGTTGTCCATACCAAGTGA
- the rnf10.L gene encoding RING finger protein 10-like isoform X2: MGRREEVAENQRAEFSSAQYSGPKKINLNHLLNFTFEPRGYPGGHHNGIGNFGRRHKWGNKPFNKELFLQANCQFVVSDDNDYSVHFTDPDTLVSWDFVEQVRIFSHEVPSCPICLYPPIAAKITRCGHIFCWACILHYLSLSENDWSRCPICYSSIMKKDLKSVVATEAHLYSVGEKITMQLMKREKGVLVAMPKSKWMKLDEPIHMGDLEHTQYSKLLLASRDQILNQVIAEEKFALLEQYKAEKETPEACFIEAAIQELQDRTDNLYTASKPEIEAATISMKALNFESTSDKPNTLMEKEVVHYISAFEEETMEPPCGDCSPTESPPPDIQTVLSTDVSTATDGGLPSLSQQELKHENYEPPANSHYYYFYQAVDGQHVYLHPVNVRCLVHEYGSLERCPEQITATVVEMDGFTMTEEVRRRHRYLCYLPLTCEFSICEIALGPPDVSVKTLELFTDEVEKRRRLRQRKARDEQRREKRIEIEENKKQGKYPEAHIALENLQQFPAFSSSPVYPLSSVETQSFVSISPVSCSPTSQSGFLLGAECSSDPSLIEDESRCPSFAQMLRAGKAKQETWPKAAHKSVAENTLAPATADSDGESDCSERVPVPSFQNSFSQAMEAAFLKLDTALPTSPSSVEKGGRRKKKQQKLLFSTSVVHTK; encoded by the exons ATGGGAAGGAGGGAAGAG GTAGCAGAGAATCAGAGGGCAGAGTTTAGTTCAGCTCAATATTCAGGGCCAAAGAAGATCAACCTTAACCATCTTCTAAACTTCACTTTTGAGCCACGTGGATATCCTGGTGGACATCACAATGGGATTGGAAATTTTGGCAGAAGACATAAATGGGGAAACAAACCATTTAATAAAGAACTCTTTCTGCAGGCTAA CTGCCAGTTTGTGGTGTCTGATGATAATGATTACAGTGTCCACTTCACTGATCCAGATACTCTTGTTAGCTGGGACTTTGTGGAACAAGTG CGCATTTTTAGCCATGAGGTGCCATCGTGTCCCATTTGCCTATACCCTCCCATTGCTGCGAAGATTACTCGCTGTGGGCATATATTCTGCTGGGCTTGTATCTTGCATTACTTGTCACTTAGTGAAAACGACTGGAGTAGATGTCCAATTTGTTACAGCTCCATTATGAAAAAAGATCTGAAAAG TGTTGTCGCCACAGAAGCCCATCTTTATTCAGTGGGTGAAAAAATCACAATGCAGTTGatgaagagggagaaaggagtcCTGGTGGCTATGCCAAAATCTAAGTGGATGAAGCTCGATGAACCTATTCATATGGGAG atttggaaCATACCCAGTACTCTAAGCTACTCCTCGCCTCTCGTGATCAAATCCTGAATCAGGTTATTGCTGAGGAGAAGTTTGCCCTATTGGAGCAAtataaagctgaaaaagaaaCCCCAGAGGCATGTTTTATAGAGGCGGCTATTCAAGAGCTGCAG GATCGCACAGATAATCTGTACACTGCCAGCAAGCCTGAAATCGAGGCAGCTACAATTTCAATGAAGGCTTTGAATTTTGAGTCTACCAGTGATAAACCAAATACACTCATGGAGAAAGAG GTTGTACACTATATCTCTGCATTTGAGGAGGAAACTATGGAACCACCATGTGGAGATTGTTCACCTACAGAATCCCCTCCTCCAGATATCCAAACTGTCTTGTCGACAGACGTGAGCACTGCAACTGATGGAGGACTCCCTTCACTCAGTCAACAGGAATTGAAACATGAAAATTATGAGCCACCGGCAAACTCCCACTATTACTACTTTTATCAAG CTGTGGATGGACAGCATGTGTACCTTCATCCAGTGAATGTACGTTGCCTTGTTCATGAATATGGCAGCCTTGAGCGGTGCCCAGAGCAGATCACTGCCACTGTTGTAGAGATGGATGGGTTTACCATGACTGAG GAGGTGCGCAGACGCCATCGGTACCTTTGTTATTTGCCTCTCACTTGTGAGTTCAGCATCTGTGAAATAGCCCTGGGGCCCCCTGATGTTTCTGTGAAAACCTTAGAGCTTTTTACAG ATGAAGTTGAGAAGAGAAGACGTCTGCGTCAGCGGAAGGCACGAGATGAGCAGCGCAGGGAAAAAAGGATTGAGATTGAGGAAAACAAGAAGCAGGGAAAGT ACCCAGAAGCACACATTGCATTAGAAAACCTTCAGCAGTTTCCTGCTTTTAGCTCCAGTCCAGTCTATCCACTCTCCAGTGTGGAAACTCAAAGTTTTGTTTCCATATCTCCTGTGAGCTGCAGCCCAACATCACAGTCTG GTTTCCTTCTTGGTGCAGAATGTTCCTCCGATCCTTCACTCATTGAGGATGAATCCCGTTGTCCATCATTTGCGCAG ATGCTGAGAGCTGGTAAAGCAAAGCAAGAGACCTGGCCTAAAGCTGCCCATAAAAGTG tgGCAGAAAATACTTTGGCTCCAGCAACGGCTGACAGTGATGGCGAGAGTGATTGCTCTGAGCGAGTTCCTGTCCCAAGTTTTCAGAACTCTTTTAGCCAAGCTATGGAAGCAGCTTTCTTGAAGCTGGATACAGCCCTTCCTACTTCTCCTTCCTCAG TTGAGAAAGgagggagaagaaagaagaagcaacaAAAGCTTCTATTTAGCACCTCAGTTGTCCATACCAAGTGA
- the LOC108716019 gene encoding uncharacterized protein LOC108716019, whose product MILLNKSLASVIDHASIHVFPWSDHSIVKLQLRNIAPRPRDYTWRLDNILLSQMQIAYHIGQEIKTYFQLNKAHDIKNSTLWAAHKAYVQGLLIQSQARRRKANREKISLLMLQLSQLEAANKTRSTTMLSRAIDKLRTDLNLLMTEQELKKLQWVKQKYFQKANKADTMLARKLILANRVSLFISDLIHKDQAGFIPHRQVTDNIRRVIDPVHFSKTKGTPSMLLSLDLEKAFDTVSWRYLVQTIQSYSFPPEFLNIIKALYHNPRERVQHLGFLFGTFQIKRGTRQGCPLSPLLFALIIEPLAIHIWQHADIHGLQIGDFHHKCVLYADDLLMLASKPMTSLPNLYKLLSLARSPV is encoded by the exons ATGATCCTTCTTAACAAATCCCTGGCTTCGGTCATAGACCATGCCTCAATACATGTTTTTCCTTGGTCGGACCACTCCATTGTTAAGCTTCAACTCAGGAACATCGCACCCAGACCACGGGATTACACCTGGCGGTTAGACAACATTCTCCTGTCCCAGATGCAAATTGCCTACCACATTggacaagaaataaagacttatttccAGCTAAATAAAGCACACGATATTAAGAACTCTACTCTATGGGCAGCCCACAAAGCCTATGTTCAAGGACTGCTGATCCAATCCCAGGCAAGAAGAAGGAAGGCCAACAGAGAGAAAATTTCCTTGCTGATGTTACAACTCTCACAACTAGAGGCTGCCAACAAGACCAGGTCTACTACCATGCTTAGTCGTGCAATAGATAAGTTGAGGACTGACTTGAACTTATTAATGACTGAGCAGGAATTGAAAAAATTGCAATGGGTgaagcaaaaatattttcaaaaggcTAACAAGGCAGATACAATGCTTGCACGTAAACTAA TTTTGGCAAACAGGGTAAGCCTGTTCATTAGTGATCTGATCCATAAAGACCAGGCCGGGTTTATTCCACATAGGCAGGTGACCGATAACATCCGCAGGGTAATCGACCCGGTTCACTTTAGCAAAACGAAAGGTACTCCTTCCATGCTACTATCGTTGGACCTGGAAAAGGCCTTCGATACAGTCTCCTGGCGATATTTAGTCCAGACTATCCAATCATATAGCTTCCCACCTGAATTTCTTAACATCATCAAAGCCCTATATCACAATCCCAGAGAACGTGTACAACATTTAGGCTTTCTATTCGGGACATTCCAAATTAAGAGGGGCACCCGTCAGGGGTGTCCTCTCTCCCCTCTTTTGTTTGCCCTTATTATTGAACCCCTGGCAATTCACATTTGGCAACATGCTGACATTCATGGTCTCCAGATAGGTGATTTTCATCACAAATGTGTCCTATATGCTGATGATTTATTAATGTTGGCTTCCAAACCCATGACATCTCTCCCAAATTTATATAAATTACTGAGTTTGGCTCGGTCTCCGGTCTGA